A stretch of Gasterosteus aculeatus chromosome 4, fGasAcu3.hap1.1, whole genome shotgun sequence DNA encodes these proteins:
- the btg1 gene encoding protein BTG1 translates to MHTLCARGTMKPEITAAVGFLSRFLRVKGHVNDRQVQTFNQSLQDILSEQYKHHWFPDRPCKGSGYRCIRINHKMDPLVGQAGQRIGLTIQQLYLLLPSELTLWVDPFEVSYRIGEDGSICVLYESAPCPVGMPTMATIGSPSGHGMLGSPMVDSRHSCKEELMVMGRTSPSKNYNMMTVSS, encoded by the exons ATGCATACCCTTTGTGCCCGAGGAACGATGAAGCCGGAGATCACCGCCGCCGTCGGATTTCTGTCGAGATTTCTGCGCGTAAAAGGACACGTAAACGACCGACAGGTCCAGACGTTCAACCAAAGCTTACAGGACATTCTGTCAG agCAATACAAGCACCACTGGTTCCCAGACAGGCCCTGCAAGGGTTCCGGCTACAGATGCATCCGCATCAACCACAAGATGGACCCGCTGGTGGGGCAGGCGGGCCAGCGCATCGGCCTGACCATCCAGCAACTCTACCTGCTGCTGCCCAGTGAGCTCACCCTCTGGGTGGACCCCTTCGAGGTGTCCTACCGCATCGGCGAGGACGGCTCCATCTGCGTCCTCTACGAGTCCGCGCCCTGCCCCGTAGGAATGCCGACGATGGCCACCATCGGGTCCCCCTCAGGCCACGGCATGCTGGGGAGCCCCATGGTGGACAGCCGCCACAGCTGCAAGGAGGAACTGATGGTGATGGGCCGAACCAGTCCCTCCAAAAACTACAACATGATGACTGTGTCCAGTTAA